A stretch of DNA from Candidatus Pseudomonas phytovorans:
CCATGCACGATATTCAGCAGGGCGCCGGGCTTGTTCATATTGAAGACGCGCAGCGGCATCTTGTGGTCGCGGCACAGACAGATTGCCGTCAGGTCCATTACACCCAGCTTGCGATCCAGCACTTCATCGTAGGTCAGATGATCGAACTTCTCGGCATGCGGGTCTTTGAATGGGTCTGCAGTGTATACACCATCGACCTTGGTTGCTTTCAATACTACGTCGGCATCGATTTCGATAGCGCGCAGACACGCGGCGGAGTCCGTGGTGAAGAACGGATTACCGGTACCTGCCGCGAAGATCACGACTTCTTTCGCGCTCAAGTGGCGCATGGCCTTGCGGCGATCATAGTGGTCAGTCACGCCGACCATGGAAATTGCCGACTGGACGATAGCGGTGATGTTGGCACGCTCCAGCGCGTCGCGCATGGCCAGGGCGTTCATCACGGTGGCCAGCATACCCATATGGTCGCCGGTGACGCGGTCCATGCCGGCTGCACTGAGCGCCGCGCCACGGAACAGGTTGCCACCACCAATCACCAGGCCGACCTG
This window harbors:
- the pyrH gene encoding UMP kinase, which gives rise to MAQQGSGHQARYKRILLKLSGEALMGSEEFGIDPKVLDRMALEVGQLVGIGVQVGLVIGGGNLFRGAALSAAGMDRVTGDHMGMLATVMNALAMRDALERANITAIVQSAISMVGVTDHYDRRKAMRHLSAKEVVIFAAGTGNPFFTTDSAACLRAIEIDADVVLKATKVDGVYTADPFKDPHAEKFDHLTYDEVLDRKLGVMDLTAICLCRDHKMPLRVFNMNKPGALLNIVHGGAEGTLIEEVQK